The proteins below are encoded in one region of Desulfobacterales bacterium:
- a CDS encoding DUF86 domain-containing protein — MSDTSKREWRFYLDDMIGFAEKVLSYTEGLDQAGFEVSGMTYDATLRNLELIGEAATHIPEDFRAAHPEIPWRMMIATRNQLIHGYLGIDNDTLWSIIQDDVPELLPILKSLKTDSTA; from the coding sequence ATGTCTGATACCAGCAAACGTGAATGGCGTTTTTACCTCGACGATATGATCGGTTTTGCTGAAAAAGTCCTGTCCTACACTGAAGGCCTTGACCAAGCAGGTTTCGAGGTGAGCGGGATGACATATGACGCCACCCTGCGCAACTTGGAGTTAATCGGTGAAGCCGCAACCCACATTCCTGAAGATTTTCGCGCTGCCCATCCTGAGATTCCCTGGCGGATGATGATCGCCACCCGCAACCAGCTCATTCATGGATATCTCGGCATTGATAACGACACCCTCTGGAGCATAATTCAAGACGATGTGCCCGAATTGTTGCCGATACTGAAATCTCTGAAAACTGACTCCACAGCATAG
- a CDS encoding CcdB family protein has product MAQFDVYGNPNPETNQEIPYLLDVQADLLDTLATRVVVPLINASAAGKPLRHLNPEFTVNETPVIMSTSELAGISVQSIGQKAGTLKDRRDEIIAALDFLLTGF; this is encoded by the coding sequence ATGGCTCAATTCGATGTGTATGGAAATCCCAACCCGGAAACAAATCAAGAAATTCCTTATTTGCTCGATGTTCAGGCCGACTTGCTCGATACGCTGGCAACACGAGTGGTTGTGCCTCTTATAAATGCCTCGGCTGCGGGAAAACCTCTCCGGCATCTCAATCCCGAATTCACGGTCAATGAAACCCCGGTTATTATGTCTACCTCCGAGTTAGCCGGTATTTCGGTCCAATCAATAGGGCAAAAGGCGGGCACCCTTAAAGATCGGCGCGATGAGATAATTGCAGCACTGGATTTTTTACTCACCGGCTTCTGA
- a CDS encoding NAD(P)-binding protein codes for MQTEEVDTIIIGGGLSGIYAAFLLAARAKSLALLEARSRLGGRILSPEHQGFFLIWAHPGIGPCSTQYQDGAKEEFTATEYDQRAAHNHPEFQPPSGKTSIWDGMLHFAGSETADHFGGHLEGALASAERAVSAAI; via the coding sequence ATGCAGACGGAAGAAGTTGACACGATTATCATTGGGGGCGGCCTCAGCGGAATTTATGCGGCCTTTCTGCTGGCGGCCAGGGCAAAATCCCTGGCTTTGCTTGAAGCCCGTTCCCGTCTCGGGGGCAGAATTTTAAGCCCGGAGCATCAGGGCTTTTTTCTGATCTGGGCCCATCCTGGTATTGGCCCATGCTCAACCCAATACCAGGATGGGGCAAAGGAAGAATTTACAGCCACTGAATATGACCAGCGGGCTGCCCACAATCATCCCGAGTTCCAGCCGCCTTCCGGGAAAACCAGCATCTGGGATGGTATGCTGCACTTTGCCGGCAGTGAAACCGCAGACCATTTTGGCGGCCACCTTGAAGGCGCATTGGCAAGTGCAGAGCGGGCTGTTTCAGCGGCAATCTGA
- a CDS encoding nucleotidyltransferase family protein gives MDRQRVLELLSRSKPELQARFEVTMLALFGSTARDNATSVSDVDILVAFDGPATSRRYFGVQFYLEDLLGCPVDLVTEKALRTELRPYIERERVNV, from the coding sequence ATGGATAGACAGCGCGTCCTTGAACTGCTGAGCCGCAGTAAACCCGAATTGCAGGCCCGATTTGAGGTGACTATGCTGGCATTATTCGGCTCCACTGCCCGTGACAATGCAACCAGTGTCAGTGATGTTGATATACTGGTAGCCTTTGACGGTCCAGCCACCTCCAGGCGCTATTTTGGTGTACAGTTCTACTTGGAGGATCTTCTCGGCTGCCCGGTCGATCTGGTGACCGAAAAGGCCCTGCGAACGGAATTGCGCCCTTATATTGAACGGGAGCGGGTCAATGTCTGA
- a CDS encoding alkane 1-monooxygenase, with protein sequence MRLDVLSYSLVFLIPISAYLGYWLGGFYTFTTPFLVFGIGPLLDSLIGIDTRNPTDKKQKVFDAENLYKMMTLFSVPVHLIVIFWGAYVFSYGDLSLTERIGLIISVGITSNILGLSAAHELAHRVNGKFEVLLSKIIYGSIWYMHFGIEHVVGHHRWVATPRDPATALLGESIYKFLPKSIFGGFKSAWEFEAKRMKKKNKAVWRMGNPMVVALVAQGVYTVLFAVVFGGLGILFLFAHNFIAIGLLEITNYGVHYGLLRQEVEPGKFEPVRPWHAWNSSNWLSNHFLFNIQRHSDHHYKPGTRYHLLRHYNNVPQLPTSYAGMILMAIIPALWRKIMDPRALEFRQS encoded by the coding sequence ATGCGGCTCGACGTTTTGTCATATTCTCTGGTGTTTCTAATTCCCATTAGCGCATATCTCGGCTACTGGCTCGGAGGGTTTTATACCTTTACAACACCTTTTTTAGTCTTCGGAATTGGACCACTTCTGGATTCCCTTATCGGTATAGACACAAGAAATCCAACGGACAAAAAACAAAAAGTTTTTGACGCTGAAAACCTCTATAAAATGATGACCCTATTTAGCGTCCCGGTTCATCTTATAGTTATTTTCTGGGGCGCTTATGTGTTTAGCTACGGAGATTTGTCTCTTACGGAGCGGATAGGTCTTATTATCTCCGTAGGGATAACCTCCAATATTTTGGGCCTCAGCGCAGCCCATGAACTGGCCCATCGGGTCAATGGAAAATTTGAAGTACTACTTTCTAAAATAATTTATGGCAGCATATGGTACATGCACTTTGGAATTGAGCATGTCGTGGGACATCACCGGTGGGTTGCTACGCCAAGGGATCCGGCAACTGCTCTTCTTGGAGAGTCTATTTATAAGTTCCTGCCAAAATCAATTTTTGGCGGATTTAAAAGCGCCTGGGAGTTTGAAGCCAAGCGAATGAAAAAAAAGAATAAAGCGGTTTGGCGTATGGGCAACCCAATGGTGGTCGCTCTGGTCGCGCAGGGGGTCTATACTGTTCTTTTTGCAGTGGTATTTGGCGGGCTTGGCATTTTGTTTCTTTTTGCGCATAATTTTATCGCAATTGGCTTGCTTGAAATTACAAATTATGGTGTTCATTATGGGTTGCTGCGACAAGAAGTCGAGCCTGGAAAATTTGAACCGGTTCGCCCCTGGCACGCCTGGAACTCAAGCAATTGGCTGAGCAACCATTTTCTATTCAACATACAACGCCATTCCGACCATCATTACAAACCCGGCACTCGCTATCATTTGCTTCGTCATTATAATAATGTTCCCCAGTTACCCACCAGTTATGCGGGAATGATATTAATGGCAATAATTCCCGCATTATGGCGCAAAATAATGGATCCACGGGCCCTGGAATTCAGACAAAGCTAA
- a CDS encoding alpha/beta hydrolase translates to MLCHIPHVLSKDSEWVIFLHGLGGNSNIYYKQVDEYKKHFNLMFIDLFGHGCTLEQLNAYTFETLAKSAINVMDEENITSAHIVGVSLGTVVMDAFSILAPDRIKTMTLSGAVQGYDFRARFLLKSGALLQWVIPYMWLYKLFAFIMMPKKSHAASRQIFAREAKKLGGREFRKWYKLMESLEPFYASLPDQPQNTIPRLYISGDEDHLFLPLVIQSYLRDPQASIHIIEKCGHVCNIENPEEFNRVSLSYLNSYPDLPKLQHIPKHTRAHKIAMKFQMSDS, encoded by the coding sequence ATGCTATGCCATATCCCCCACGTACTTTCCAAGGACAGCGAGTGGGTCATTTTTCTGCACGGTCTGGGCGGCAATTCCAATATTTATTACAAACAGGTCGATGAATATAAAAAACATTTCAACCTGATGTTTATCGATCTGTTCGGTCACGGCTGCACCCTTGAACAGCTAAACGCCTACACGTTTGAAACTCTGGCCAAGAGTGCCATTAATGTCATGGACGAGGAGAATATCACATCCGCACATATCGTCGGTGTTTCCCTGGGCACCGTTGTGATGGATGCCTTCAGCATATTGGCTCCCGACCGGATCAAAACCATGACGCTGAGCGGAGCGGTCCAGGGATATGATTTCAGAGCACGGTTTCTGCTAAAATCAGGTGCCTTGCTGCAGTGGGTGATCCCATATATGTGGCTTTACAAATTGTTTGCGTTTATCATGATGCCCAAAAAAAGCCATGCCGCCTCTCGACAAATTTTTGCCCGTGAAGCAAAGAAACTGGGCGGCCGGGAATTTCGAAAATGGTATAAACTAATGGAATCTTTGGAGCCTTTTTATGCTTCATTGCCCGACCAGCCCCAAAACACAATTCCCCGACTGTATATTTCAGGCGATGAAGATCACCTGTTCCTGCCGTTGGTTATTCAAAGTTACCTGCGTGACCCTCAGGCATCTATCCATATTATTGAAAAATGCGGGCATGTCTGCAACATTGAGAATCCCGAAGAATTTAATCGGGTTTCCCTGTCTTATTTAAACAGCTACCCGGACCTTCCCAAACTTCAACATATCCCGAAACATACCCGGGCCCATAAAATTGCCATGAAATTTCAGATGAGCGACAGTTAA
- a CDS encoding ATP-binding protein: protein MKKKTRGQTYIEAEQYGAPPLARFNYMPRIIGFLLYGIVLSTIFYKNPGILLWSAIFLQVIVWPHIAYLAAKYSKDGRKAEYRNLYFETFLCGIWINLVSFQLWPSSVFFVGTTINQLATGGLSLFRNSLFCLGMGLLSAGLFNGFDYTPRSSIATAYACIGFLVLYSSLVAYLSFASSKKLSESRKSLKKAHLEIEERLKEIKNEVDRRKIVETELVGSLSLMEAIQNSVAEGILAIDANGKVIATNDRFAKLWRIPADVLETKDNEKFFDFVLGQLDKPESFFSKVWQMHDKPAEISRDILKFKDGRVFESYSQPLMIEGRHEGRVWSFLDITGQKRMEEELKVTLEKVESVNLNLEKETAFANEMAKQAEAANLAKSQFLANMSHEIRTPMNAVIGMSHLLADMELSKKQQHYVDTIKQSAESLLNVTNDILDFSKIEADKMELENIDFDLFQLLNEITGMMEIKARDKELEYSCRIDPNVPQYVSGDPGRIRQVLVNLIGNAIKFTHSGKIQIQVDLVQNKAPADEPQIMLKFSVLDTGIGISAEKVQTLFDAFTQADASTTRQFGGTGLGLSIANNLIAMMGGHLNVSSQLGEGSVFTFTLVLDKKTGAEAEIIEKKTTSSADTNKTYGAEMKHRPKILVAEDFPANQDVVQGFLERFGFTAHVVENGKEAIRALENDDYDLVLMDVQMPEMDGIEATEIIRDKSSKVRNHNIAIIALTGHAMEGDRSSYLNMGMNDYIAKPTKPDDLYDVVKRNLPPQI from the coding sequence ATGAAGAAAAAAACCCGTGGGCAAACATACATAGAAGCAGAACAATACGGAGCTCCTCCCTTAGCTCGATTCAACTATATGCCTCGCATCATAGGCTTTCTCCTTTATGGAATTGTTTTAAGCACCATATTTTACAAGAACCCGGGTATTCTCCTCTGGTCGGCCATATTTCTTCAGGTTATTGTGTGGCCCCACATTGCGTATCTGGCCGCAAAATACAGCAAAGATGGGAGAAAAGCCGAATATCGGAATTTGTATTTTGAAACATTTTTATGCGGGATATGGATTAACCTGGTCTCTTTTCAGCTCTGGCCGTCAAGCGTTTTTTTTGTTGGTACAACAATAAACCAGCTGGCAACAGGAGGCCTGAGCCTTTTCAGAAATTCCTTGTTTTGCTTAGGCATGGGCCTGCTTTCCGCCGGATTATTCAACGGGTTTGATTATACCCCGCGATCCAGCATTGCAACGGCTTATGCGTGCATTGGCTTCCTTGTTCTTTATTCATCGCTTGTCGCTTATTTGAGTTTTGCGAGCTCGAAAAAGCTGAGTGAAAGCAGAAAGTCATTAAAAAAAGCGCATTTGGAAATAGAAGAGAGGCTAAAAGAAATTAAAAATGAAGTTGACCGGCGTAAAATAGTGGAAACCGAGCTGGTCGGATCCCTGTCTCTTATGGAAGCGATCCAGAATTCAGTAGCCGAAGGTATTTTGGCAATTGACGCCAACGGCAAAGTAATTGCCACAAACGATAGATTCGCAAAGTTGTGGCGCATCCCCGCTGATGTCCTTGAGACAAAAGACAACGAAAAATTCTTTGATTTCGTTCTGGGCCAGCTTGATAAGCCTGAGTCTTTTTTCTCCAAGGTCTGGCAGATGCATGATAAACCAGCGGAGATTAGCCGGGATATTTTGAAATTCAAAGATGGCCGGGTGTTTGAGAGTTATTCCCAGCCATTGATGATAGAGGGGCGGCATGAAGGACGGGTATGGAGCTTTCTCGATATTACCGGGCAAAAGCGGATGGAAGAAGAACTCAAAGTTACGCTTGAAAAAGTCGAATCAGTGAACCTGAACCTGGAAAAAGAGACGGCTTTCGCAAATGAAATGGCAAAGCAGGCCGAAGCAGCAAACCTTGCCAAAAGTCAATTTTTGGCCAATATGAGTCATGAAATCAGAACCCCGATGAACGCGGTGATAGGCATGTCCCATCTTTTGGCGGATATGGAATTATCGAAAAAACAGCAGCACTATGTCGATACAATTAAGCAAAGCGCGGAGTCGCTCTTGAATGTTACCAATGACATTTTAGACTTTTCCAAAATTGAAGCAGATAAAATGGAGCTGGAAAATATTGATTTTGATTTGTTTCAGTTACTTAACGAGATAACCGGCATGATGGAAATAAAGGCCCGCGATAAGGAACTGGAATATTCTTGTCGGATTGATCCGAACGTTCCCCAATATGTTTCAGGTGATCCGGGCCGGATCCGTCAGGTTTTGGTAAACCTTATCGGAAATGCCATTAAGTTTACACATAGCGGCAAAATTCAAATACAGGTGGATTTGGTTCAGAATAAAGCTCCGGCTGATGAACCGCAGATAATGTTGAAATTCAGTGTCCTTGACACCGGTATCGGGATTTCAGCTGAAAAAGTGCAAACACTTTTTGATGCCTTTACCCAGGCGGATGCATCAACGACACGGCAATTCGGGGGAACCGGTCTTGGGCTGTCTATTGCTAATAATCTTATCGCGATGATGGGCGGACATCTCAATGTTTCAAGCCAGTTGGGAGAAGGCAGTGTATTTACATTCACATTGGTCCTCGATAAGAAAACAGGGGCGGAAGCGGAAATAATAGAAAAGAAAACAACAAGTTCAGCAGATACGAATAAAACTTACGGAGCAGAGATGAAGCACCGGCCGAAAATCCTTGTTGCTGAAGATTTTCCAGCCAATCAGGATGTTGTTCAAGGGTTTCTTGAACGTTTTGGCTTCACTGCCCATGTTGTTGAAAACGGTAAAGAAGCCATCCGGGCTCTTGAAAACGATGACTATGACTTGGTGCTGATGGATGTCCAGATGCCCGAGATGGATGGCATTGAAGCCACCGAGATCATCCGTGACAAGTCTTCAAAAGTAAGGAATCATAACATTGCCATTATAGCCCTTACGGGCCATGCCATGGAAGGAGATCGAAGCAGTTATCTAAATATGGGCATGAACGATTATATTGCCAAGCCCACCAAACCGGATGATCTCTATGATGTTGTGAAGAGAAATTTACCACCCCAGATCTAA
- a CDS encoding type II toxin-antitoxin system CcdA family antitoxin translates to MKAVNFYNTNAPKKAANLSINSDLLMKAKELHINLSNVLENHLIEMLAEAKQHEWKKENRDAIEAYNHRIQTKGVFSEGLRKF, encoded by the coding sequence ATGAAAGCAGTTAATTTTTATAACACCAACGCGCCAAAAAAGGCTGCCAATCTCAGCATCAACAGCGATCTTCTCATGAAGGCAAAAGAGCTCCATATAAACCTTTCAAATGTTCTGGAAAATCATCTTATAGAAATGCTGGCCGAGGCAAAACAGCATGAATGGAAGAAAGAGAATCGAGATGCAATTGAGGCCTACAATCATCGCATCCAGACAAAAGGTGTTTTCAGTGAAGGCTTGAGGAAATTTTGA
- a CDS encoding long-chain fatty acid--CoA ligase produces MNQTDAWYEYPYNLVDMFEDSVKKFADRPLVGMKNADGEYEYKTYGEVARRVDNLRGGLAQVGIDKGDGVGLIISNSEAWDVIAFATYGRGARLVPMYEKELESTWRYIINDSAIKVLFVVNEDVYNQVIGWVDEIETLEKVFIIYGTGKNSMAAVEQMGQKNPVASVKPDHSDIATLIYTSGTTGDPKGVLLSHGNFTTNVLACSRAFPHIDENVRTLSILPWAHSFGQTGELYFGVYVGGSTGIMESVDTIVEDMAKVQPTVLIAVPRVFNKVYARIHNMMREAGGLKEKLFNAAKKEAEKKRETGKASIKFKILDKLVFGKIRDRFGGRLKEAITGSAAMNKEIAQFFIDIGIPTYDCYGLTETTPAMTMNSPAANRLGSVGRAIEKVTVVIDKGFVGQDSEDGEIVCYGPNVMQGYHNKPEKTAEVIVNDPKLGRGFRTGDRGRLDKDGFLFITGRFKEEYKLENGKYVHPASIEEDIKLNAYALNAMIYGEGKPYNVCLLVPDFEALTSVAEEMGFDDKSPEDLIKEEKIYDFLKTEITNHLKKKYGGYEIPKKFILLSEDFSLENGTLTQTMKLKRGNVFEKYQDQLDALYN; encoded by the coding sequence ATGAATCAAACGGATGCGTGGTATGAGTACCCTTACAACCTGGTCGATATGTTTGAAGACAGTGTGAAAAAGTTTGCTGATCGTCCGCTGGTGGGCATGAAAAATGCCGACGGCGAATATGAGTACAAAACCTATGGGGAGGTTGCCCGGCGGGTGGACAACCTTCGGGGCGGCCTGGCGCAAGTGGGCATCGACAAGGGAGACGGCGTCGGTTTGATCATCAGCAATTCGGAAGCCTGGGACGTGATCGCATTCGCCACTTATGGCAGAGGCGCCCGGCTCGTTCCGATGTATGAAAAAGAACTGGAGAGCACCTGGCGATATATCATAAATGACAGCGCCATTAAGGTCCTGTTTGTTGTAAATGAGGATGTATACAATCAGGTGATCGGCTGGGTTGATGAAATAGAGACCCTTGAAAAAGTGTTTATTATTTACGGCACCGGTAAAAACAGCATGGCTGCGGTTGAGCAAATGGGGCAAAAAAATCCTGTAGCCTCTGTAAAACCGGATCACAGTGATATTGCCACGCTGATTTATACGTCCGGCACCACCGGCGACCCCAAGGGCGTGCTCCTCAGCCACGGCAACTTTACCACCAATGTCCTGGCTTGCTCACGGGCGTTTCCCCATATTGATGAAAACGTCAGAACACTGTCTATATTGCCCTGGGCCCACAGTTTCGGACAGACCGGTGAACTCTATTTCGGGGTTTACGTTGGCGGATCGACCGGTATCATGGAATCTGTGGATACAATTGTGGAGGATATGGCAAAAGTTCAGCCGACTGTGCTCATTGCCGTACCCCGGGTGTTTAACAAGGTTTATGCCCGTATTCACAATATGATGCGGGAAGCAGGCGGTTTGAAGGAAAAACTTTTTAACGCCGCCAAAAAAGAGGCGGAAAAAAAGCGGGAGACCGGAAAGGCTTCGATCAAGTTCAAAATTTTGGACAAGCTGGTGTTTGGAAAAATCCGCGACCGATTCGGCGGCCGATTAAAAGAGGCGATTACCGGCAGCGCGGCAATGAATAAGGAAATTGCCCAGTTTTTCATTGATATCGGCATTCCCACATATGATTGTTACGGTCTCACAGAAACCACCCCGGCCATGACCATGAACTCCCCGGCGGCCAACCGGCTTGGCAGTGTGGGACGTGCCATTGAAAAAGTCACCGTGGTCATCGATAAAGGATTTGTCGGTCAGGACAGTGAAGACGGGGAAATCGTCTGTTACGGCCCCAATGTCATGCAGGGCTATCACAACAAGCCGGAAAAGACCGCGGAAGTCATCGTAAATGATCCAAAACTCGGCAGGGGATTCCGCACCGGCGACCGGGGGCGGCTGGACAAGGACGGCTTTCTCTTTATTACCGGCCGTTTTAAAGAAGAATACAAACTGGAAAACGGCAAATACGTGCACCCGGCTTCGATAGAAGAAGATATTAAATTAAATGCCTATGCGCTCAATGCCATGATCTATGGTGAGGGAAAACCCTATAATGTCTGTCTGCTGGTCCCCGATTTTGAAGCACTGACATCGGTGGCCGAAGAAATGGGGTTTGACGATAAAAGCCCGGAAGATTTGATCAAAGAAGAAAAAATTTATGATTTCTTAAAGACGGAAATTACCAATCACCTGAAGAAAAAATACGGCGGCTATGAAATTCCAAAGAAATTCATTCTTCTCTCCGAAGATTTCTCACTGGAAAACGGCACGCTGACGCAGACCATGAAACTCAAACGCGGCAACGTATTCGAAAAATATCAGGATCAGCTCGACGCACTTTATAATTAA
- a CDS encoding trimethylamine methyltransferase family protein, translating into MPCLVAPLQGIQNHSFFLTSPTFQVLSEDEIERIYFDALGIIESDGARVEGEAALAQFRNSEAAVTDTNLVRIPTVLVESALRSHPRKIVLAGRNRGLST; encoded by the coding sequence TTGCCATGCCTGGTAGCTCCACTGCAAGGGATTCAAAATCATAGCTTTTTCCTTACCTCGCCCACTTTTCAGGTTCTGTCCGAAGATGAAATCGAGCGCATCTATTTTGATGCCCTGGGGATTATCGAAAGTGATGGCGCCCGCGTGGAGGGTGAAGCCGCCCTGGCGCAGTTTAGAAATAGCGAGGCGGCGGTAACCGATACCAACCTGGTGCGCATCCCGACGGTTCTGGTGGAATCAGCCCTGCGCAGCCATCCCCGAAAAATTGTGCTTGCCGGCCGAAACCGGGGATTATCAACATAA
- a CDS encoding metal-dependent hydrolase: MNKRKPQTETAPSSTPEGLDIVPRWPEFDFSGVGKYWLKDPFTSQFMNALSIVVPLSEKTVIDIVRKYADNITDPKLIREMDALIRQEGRHTLMHLRCNDLLKNCGYSALRPFERFHKFFIRSLRRVSPPAWELAMPAAFEHFTSAISRDFIVNQAFWTADLSNAAIDFTNWHALEELEHQAVCYDVFSALEKRTWLLTLSLFFIWMPATLVSVYGLQFYFLLKDGILRKPKNWGSYLKFIFQTLPMLTRGASKYADKGFRPWSAKDVQIYQGQKRKIQHIIS; the protein is encoded by the coding sequence ATGAATAAAAGAAAACCGCAGACTGAAACAGCACCCAGTTCAACCCCTGAAGGCCTTGATATTGTGCCCCGCTGGCCGGAGTTTGACTTTTCAGGTGTCGGCAAATACTGGCTGAAAGATCCGTTTACCTCTCAATTTATGAACGCCCTTTCCATTGTAGTGCCCCTCTCGGAAAAAACAGTCATCGATATTGTCAGAAAATACGCGGATAACATTACCGATCCGAAACTGATCCGTGAAATGGATGCGCTGATCCGGCAGGAGGGCCGACACACGCTGATGCACCTGCGGTGCAATGATCTGCTTAAAAATTGCGGGTATTCGGCTCTCCGCCCCTTTGAACGCTTTCATAAATTTTTTATCAGGTCACTGCGCAGGGTTTCACCGCCTGCGTGGGAATTGGCCATGCCTGCAGCGTTTGAACATTTTACATCCGCTATCAGCAGGGATTTTATTGTCAACCAGGCGTTCTGGACGGCCGACCTGTCCAATGCCGCCATTGATTTCACCAACTGGCACGCACTGGAGGAACTGGAGCACCAGGCTGTGTGCTATGATGTGTTTTCAGCTCTGGAAAAACGGACCTGGCTGTTGACCCTGTCCCTGTTCTTTATATGGATGCCGGCGACATTGGTATCGGTCTACGGGCTTCAGTTTTATTTTCTATTGAAAGATGGGATACTGCGCAAACCCAAAAATTGGGGATCTTACCTGAAATTTATCTTTCAAACCCTGCCGATGCTCACAAGAGGCGCGTCAAAATACGCCGATAAGGGGTTCCGGCCCTGGAGTGCGAAAGATGTTCAAATTTATCAGGGTCAGAAACGAAAGATACAACATATCATTTCCTGA
- a CDS encoding peroxiredoxin-like family protein, with amino-acid sequence MTYDELKPRLADVEVKDLKGDSIDIESLWLNRPILLSFLRHFGUIFAKQQLAALMAVKDQLDKAGISLVAIGSGSPDQAQDFIAKYGFTGEIYVNMDLAAYRAFKLVRGIGRTLGPASILRGIGAIKNGFRQSSTAGDHWQQGGIFLIGPGDKLLFEHRDQSAGDHADLDQILALIK; translated from the coding sequence ATGACCTACGACGAGTTAAAGCCGCGTTTAGCGGATGTAGAAGTCAAAGATTTAAAAGGCGATTCCATAGATATTGAATCCCTGTGGCTCAATCGGCCGATCCTGCTTTCGTTTCTGCGCCATTTTGGTTGAATTTTTGCCAAGCAGCAGTTAGCTGCTTTGATGGCTGTTAAGGATCAACTTGATAAAGCCGGCATCTCACTGGTTGCCATTGGAAGCGGCAGCCCTGACCAGGCGCAGGATTTTATTGCAAAATACGGATTTACCGGTGAAATTTATGTAAATATGGATCTGGCCGCATATCGCGCTTTCAAACTGGTGCGCGGTATCGGGCGCACATTGGGGCCTGCCTCAATTTTGCGCGGCATCGGTGCAATAAAAAATGGTTTCCGCCAAAGCTCAACCGCCGGAGATCACTGGCAGCAGGGAGGCATTTTTTTGATAGGCCCCGGCGATAAGCTCCTTTTCGAGCACCGGGACCAATCTGCCGGAGACCACGCGGACCTCGATCAGATACTCGCATTAATCAAATAA
- a CDS encoding glycosyltransferase, with the protein MEGTINDLEPLMADAKEDFDLTEPGHQTRLLKLSDAILDRNIEIADVVEMSRRPIAPLEFKIAAKLVDSRSLLLKNDRPLKVGVVFAMWGEQNRLQPKSAANPHGEDSLRNKIRQLEWICRETAVDWTLYPVDDGCPYGSGQAAREIASKYDRDNKIRIMFLAEYLPATSGPLRGLASVDDSRKAGAIILGCSQAIADGADAVIYTDADNSVHLGQIGLLLRPFIQDGIRVVLGNRKHPDSVLVKDSARWGIGIKNLRHMQRMIGQAIFSRGILDTQAAFKLYESHLLQEIISNPTVFDFSFDTDWMAAFIARDEAFAQTPFAFLDSSAESATAKQQPMTTWEMLLLGLLKSMRRYNLLQTPASQKMARVIDEEIIDHKDLESIIDHLPPELEDADEKDYGNPEVMSPEAMQSWIRQHKMTA; encoded by the coding sequence ATGGAGGGCACCATAAACGATCTTGAGCCATTAATGGCCGATGCCAAAGAAGACTTTGATTTAACAGAGCCTGGCCACCAGACGAGATTGCTGAAGCTGTCCGATGCGATTCTTGATAGAAATATTGAGATTGCCGATGTGGTAGAAATGTCACGTCGGCCAATAGCCCCACTGGAATTTAAGATAGCCGCCAAATTGGTGGATTCGCGCTCCTTACTTTTGAAAAACGACCGGCCGCTGAAAGTTGGCGTCGTGTTTGCCATGTGGGGCGAACAAAACCGGCTGCAGCCGAAAAGCGCTGCCAATCCGCATGGTGAAGACTCACTGCGCAATAAAATTCGTCAATTAGAATGGATCTGCCGGGAAACCGCTGTCGATTGGACCCTTTACCCTGTTGATGATGGCTGCCCTTACGGCAGCGGTCAAGCGGCCCGCGAAATTGCGTCCAAGTATGATCGAGATAATAAAATCCGGATTATGTTTCTGGCCGAATATCTGCCTGCCACTTCAGGCCCGCTGCGCGGTCTCGCCTCGGTTGATGATTCGCGAAAGGCAGGCGCGATTATTCTGGGCTGCAGCCAGGCAATAGCGGATGGCGCGGACGCGGTTATCTATACCGACGCAGACAATTCCGTGCATTTAGGGCAAATAGGCCTTTTGCTGAGGCCGTTTATACAAGACGGCATAAGGGTCGTACTCGGCAACCGCAAGCATCCTGATTCGGTGCTGGTTAAAGACAGCGCCCGCTGGGGTATCGGCATCAAAAATTTGCGTCACATGCAGCGCATGATTGGACAGGCTATATTTTCCCGCGGCATTTTGGATACGCAAGCTGCTTTTAAACTTTACGAGAGCCATCTTCTCCAAGAGATCATTTCCAACCCAACGGTTTTTGATTTTTCTTTTGACACCGATTGGATGGCAGCTTTCATTGCCCGCGATGAAGCGTTTGCGCAAACCCCGTTTGCCTTTCTCGATTCTTCGGCTGAATCGGCAACAGCAAAGCAGCAGCCGATGACTACGTGGGAGATGCTGCTTCTGGGACTCTTAAAGTCCATGCGACGATATAATCTGCTCCAAACACCTGCCAGTCAAAAAATGGCGCGTGTAATTGACGAGGAGATCATTGACCACAAGGACTTGGAAAGCATTATTGATCATCTGCCGCCAGAATTAGAAGATGCGGATGAAAAAGATTATGGTAACCCTGAAGTGATGTCCCCCGAGGCCATGCAATCGTGGATTCGTCAACACAAAATGACCGCTTAG